A segment of the Bacillus pseudomycoides genome:
GTCCAAACATTTTCATGTGAATCCTAACTTATTAAAAACACTTACAAAGGAATGATAACATGGCTTTAACAGATATTCCTACTATTCAACCATCTAAAAACGGAGTCTTTCTTTTAGCTCTTCCTTTAATTATTTTTATCTTCTTTTTTACTCAACCTAAAGTAGAAACAAAATAATAAACCCAAATAGTCCATTCAAAAAATAATACTCTCGCTAACTAAGAAAAGAACTTATTTCTCATCCACCAAAATTCTAGGTTCTTTTTTACAAATCCCATAAAAAAACGGCTTGCATATTAAAGCAAGCCGTTTTTGGTTCTTTCCTATAACCTATTCTAAGCTTTTTATTCCACGGTTCATCTTTTTTCAAAACCGATATTTCCCTCTTTAGGTAGGGAATATCAACTACTTGTATCTCATTTCAAATGTCTCTTTCTTTCCATCCCATTCAATTGTGACAAGAAACACTTCTTCCTTATCATGCACTGCATAACCTGAACATGACGATTTTAATTGAATCGTTCTCCTATCAATAAATCCTGTTCCCTCTTGTTTACTACTATTATCTTCAACTCTCCATTTTACGTCATTGATTTTTTCTCTATCTTTTCCTTTGTAAATAATTGTGCCTTTTCCAGATTCACTAGTATCTGTTTGTGAAATTATATACTTGCCTTTCCAATGCTTACTTTCTCCAACATATGAATAGGTGCAATCACACCCACTTAACGGCCAAAAACATATCATTACACTAAACAGCATTATGATTTTCCTCATACCTTCCACCTTTTTAGATTTTATTAGGATATCGTATCTCTATAAATCAATACGAAAAAAGGTGTAGTTATATTATTTTTCTTCCTACAAAATGGATACATTATAAATACTCAGGGAATGTTTTACAACTTTTTTCTTGTTCCATATCATGTCCAAAGAAAACAATAGGTTTTTCATCCAAAACAATTTCTTTTAATCGTTTGATAGATTGTGTGGCCATTTCTGAATCAAATCCTGCGAATGGGACACCCTGCTCAAAGTTTTCCTGCGTGTAAGATGCATCAATCGTTAGTAAAACAGAACCTGACTTTTCCGTTTTAACGAATACTGATTGATGCCCCGGGGAATGCCCCGGCGTATAAAGCAACTGAACACCTGGCATTACCTCATAATCTCCCTCAATCATTTGATAGTTCAAACCTGGTAATATGCATTCCTTTAAATATTCTTCTCTATGTAAAGCAGCATCATGTTCAGTTCGTTGCACTATAATGGGTGTATGGCTGAAACCCCCATTCCCCCCAGCATGGTCAAAATGCAAATGAGAACTAATAACACAGAGAAGATCTTCTGGCGCATAGCCTACTCGTTTCAAGATATTAATAATTCTATCTTCCTGCTTCATTTTAGGGAGAATCTGCCCCTCAACAAATGTCCCCTTAAAAAGATCTTCATTATCTACTGCGCTTTCTGGCATCCCTGTATCTATTAATATTGGACCTTCTGTCGTTTCCAACAGATAGCACCATACCGGTAAATTCAAAAGTTTACCAGGAGTAAGCGTACTATTAACAGAAGAATGATCCAACATGCAACGGCCAGCTGGTAAAAAGTAAAGTTTTTTAACGGTCATTCTATATCCACCTTCTCATATCAGTTTGGATGAAACAATACAGTAATACTTCCGCAAAAAACAAACTTTCTCCTTCTATCTCTTTTTTCACTATAAACTTTTCTTTACATTTTCATGTATCCATCTCCGCATCACCTGTAACTCCTCATTTGAAGCAGTTCCTTCCCCGTATCTCACTTTCTCATAAATCGGAATAATAGTATCGCCTTTATGGATACGGGAAAACCATTGCTGCATCGTCTCTTGTAATCTTCTCTTTTCAAACTTCGGTAATGTTAATTCCCATTTGATTAGCATTGCTCTTACTTCTTCTATTGGAAGTATTAAGCTATCTTGTTCCTCTTGTTCTTCATTCCCCTCAACTTTTCGTATTTCTTTTTGTTTCAAATCGATATGATGAATTGCCTGCTTCTTATTCCGCATACGACGAAAGATGAAAAATACGATTAACATTACTAAGAAAAGGATGCCAATTTGTATAAATATATTTTCAGTGCTAACTCCTAGAAACTCTTCGCCACCAATTGGCACCTTTCTATCTCGAGGGATTCCTTTGAAATCCCCTTTCTGATAATATCCATCTTTCTTAAAATCTGGTGGCTCTTCAATTTCATATAATACTCCTGAATCCGAATCCTTCTCTGGTGGAATTACCGTCCCTTCTCCTATAAATTTCCCGCTTTTCGGTGTTTGTGGTTCACCCTCTCCTACCTTTGATTGAGAAGAATCTATTACCTGTTCCTTTGCGAAAAAAGCGCCCTTCGTTATTCCAATTGCTAATATAAAGCAAAAACCAATAGCTAGGAAACAAAATATAACACGTGATCCCCATTTCAATTTATTCATCGTTCCTCCCTTTACTTCA
Coding sequences within it:
- the aiiA gene encoding N-acyl homoserine lactonase AiiA translates to MTVKKLYFLPAGRCMLDHSSVNSTLTPGKLLNLPVWCYLLETTEGPILIDTGMPESAVDNEDLFKGTFVEGQILPKMKQEDRIINILKRVGYAPEDLLCVISSHLHFDHAGGNGGFSHTPIIVQRTEHDAALHREEYLKECILPGLNYQMIEGDYEVMPGVQLLYTPGHSPGHQSVFVKTEKSGSVLLTIDASYTQENFEQGVPFAGFDSEMATQSIKRLKEIVLDEKPIVFFGHDMEQEKSCKTFPEYL